The DNA region GGTTGATGTATTAATAACCGGTGCAGGCATGGTGCCAACAGCCTTTGGCCTGGCCCGGCAATTAAGCAATCATACGTACGATCTTGTTTTAAATCTCGGCATAGCAGGCAGTTTCGACCGTAATTTCCATTTAGGCGATGTGCTGGAAATAACCGAAGATACCTTTGCCGAACTTGGCGCCCAGGATGATGAAGCTTTTATCCCGATAGATACCCTTGGCTTTGGCGAAAGCGTTTTTTTGCCCACAACATCGCTTGAGCAGGTTTATCCCAACTTTTTCCTAAAAAAGGCAAAGGCTATAACCGTTAATACGGTGCACGGCCACGAGACATCCATCCAAAAAGTACAGCAACGGCTAAGCCCGCAACTGGAAAGCATGGAGGGCGCGGCCTTTTTTTACGCCTGCCGGCAGATGAACATACCGGGCCTACAGATCAGGGCAGTGTCAAATTACGTAGAAAAACGCAACCGAGAGGCCTGGAATATCGGGCTGGCCATTAAAAATCTGAATACATTTGCCATCGACCTGGTGAACCAGATCATTAACAATTAATCTGCTACCCGTATGAAACTAACCCTCGGATTTTCGCCCTGTCCTAACGATACTTTTATTTTTGATGCGCTAATCCACCATAAAATTGACACCGAAGGCCTGGAGTTTGAAGTATTTTATGATGATGTAGAAACACTTAACCAAAAAGCTTTTCGTGGCGAACTGGATATTACCAAACTGAGCTATCACGCGTTTGCTTACGTAACAGATAAGTATGTACTGCTTGACTCGGGCAGCGCGCTGGGCTTTGGGGTAGGACCATTGTTGATTTCGGATCAGGAAATTTCGATTTCGGATTTGGAAAAAGGAGAAATCCGAAATCGAAATTTCGAAATCAAAAATCCTTTGATCGGTATCCCGGGTAAATATACTACAGCCAACTTTTTATTAGGCCTTGCCTTTCCCGAAGCTGCCAACAAACAGGTACTGGTATTTTCGGATATTGAAGATGCCGTGCTTGATGGCCGGATTGATATCGGCCTTATCATTCATGAAAACCGCTTTACCTACCAGGATAAAGGCCTCAAAAAGATCATCGACCTTGGCGATTACTGGGAAAAACGCACAGGCTGTGCTATCCCCCTTGGCGGCATTGTAGCTAACCGTAATTTACCGCTGGATATTCAGCATAAAATAAACCGGGTACTGCGTAAATCCGTGGAGTTTGCTTTTGCTAACCCCAAATCAGGCTTAGAGTTTATCCGCCAACATGCCCAGGAAATGAGCGAAGAAGTGATGTACAAGCACATTGAACTTTATGTAAATCAATACTCAATTGAGCTGGGGGAAGAAGGGCGTAAAGCTATTAACCTGATGTTTGATACCGCATTGGAGAAGGGCATTATACCGGAGGTGAAGGATGGGATATATTTGACTGATTGATTAGGTACAGCAGTAAAGTATGAAGCTATAATGATAAATATTCTACTTGTTTTAATTATATTTGTGTAGCAGGGAGGATTAAATGAAGACAACAAAAATTAAAATAGAGGAACTCAAAACTCCATACATGCCACCAATACCTAAATCATATTCGGTAGAAGAGATTCTGGCCGCTGGCGGTGCTACAGCCTTCGCAAATAAAATGGGTAAAAATCCCGAGAATATCGAAACCGTTCTTGAGGCTTTGCCCGATGATGGCTTTTTAACTGATGAAGATGTCAAAGCCGCACTTGAAATTTTGAGAGAGAAAAGATGAATTTATTGTTTGATACCAACATTTTCATTTTTATATCAAGATATCCCAAACTGAAACTTTTAAGTACAGTCATCAACCCCAATAACCGAAAATTGTATGTTTCTGTTGTTACTATTGCCGAATTACGATCTATTGCACTTCAAAACAATTGGGCAAAAGAAAAATGAGACTTTATTCAACCAATAATAGATGAAAGCTATCAGGTAGAGGCCTCACAAACGCTTGTTAATTCTTATTCACAAATTGACGCCTACTCATAACGTCGCAACCTCATTTCAAGATTATCAATTTGCTACCCCTCGCAATATGGCAAAAATGATTTGTGGATAGCGGCAACCGCCGCACTGCTTGGGTTAACATTAGTAACCACCGATAAAGATTTTGACCATCTTCACCAAATTTTTATGGAGGTAAAACATATTTCACCCCAAACACTTATGCCAAAATAAAAAGGGACGCACCAAAATGTATCCCTGTTTTGTTCATGTTGATTTCAATCAGCTCTCAATACAACAAAGCGTCATACGGATACCTTTCGGTGTGTATAGCCTTCACTTCCTTATAAAGCAAGGCCCTGAACTCCTCCACATTTTCCTTTTTCGTTGCCGAGATAAATATGGCCGGCGCGTTATTCTTGGCCATCCAGCTTTGTTTAAAGTCTTCCAGGGTCAATGGCTCTTCCTGCTGCGGCACATGGTGGTCTTCGGGTTTAAAGGCATCTATTTTGTTAAATACCGTAATGATGCGTTTATCGATAGCACCGATATCTTTCAGGGTTTCGTTAACCGTACGGATCTGATCTTCAAAATTAGGGTGCGAAATATCTACTACATGGATCAGGATATCCGCCTCGCGGGTTTCATCAAGCGTTGATTTAAAGCATTCAACCAAATGGTGGGGCAGCTTACGGATAAAACCTACCGTGTCCGACATCAGGAAGGGCAGGTTCTCGATCACAACTTTCCTCACCGTAGTATCCAGTGTGGCAAACAGCTTATTCTCCGCAAACACTTCCGATTTGGCTATCATGTTCATGATAGTCGATTTACCTACGTTGGTATAACCAACCAGGGCGGTACGCACCAGTTGATGGCGGTTTTTGCGCTGGGTTTCGTTCTGCTTATCTATCTGCTTCAGTTTATCCTTTAGTAAGGAGATCTTATTCAGGATCAAACGGCGGTCGGTTTCAATTTGCGACTCACCCGGGCCGCGCATACCAATACCACCCTTCTGGCGTTCCAGGTGGGTCCAGAGGCGGGTAAGGCGGGGCAGCAGGTATTGTAGCTGAGCCAACTCAACCTGGGTTTTAGCTTGTGCTGTTTGTGCACGACTGGCGAAAATATCCAGGATGAGGTTATTCCGATCCAGGATCTTTACCTGTAGTTCGTTCTCAATATTTCGTAATTGTGAAGGCGAAAGCCCATCATCAAAAATAACTATATCAATTTCTTCTTCTTTAACGTAGGCTTTAATATCTTCCAGCTTGCCCGAGCCAACAAAGGTTGCCCTGTCCGGGCGCTGTAGTTTTTGAGTGAAATGGCTCACCGTTAACGCTCCCGCGGTGCTGGCTAAAAACTCCAGCTCTTCCAGGTGTTCCTTCTCAATCTCGTCGGTTTCATTGGGCGTTATTACGCCCACAAGTACAGCTTTTTCCTGCTTCACAGCAGTATCATAAAATTTTTGTTTCATTAATTACAGTATATCAATCCGAATGCCAGTTAAATAAATGTACGTAAATGGGGCTATGAAATAAAATTTTAATGTCAAAATAACATAAGCGGAGGTAAATTTATGACAGGAGGTTTCATTAAAAAAAATTAAATTAAAATGACTAAAAAAATTTGTTTTTAAATATTCCGGTAATTGTTATTTTTGATTCGATTAAACCTCATCACGATGAACAGGCTTTTATTACTGCTTGGAGCAGCCCTATTTGCGTTACCGGTTACCGCTCAAAAAACCGCCCTTCCCACTAAAATTTTACCCTTTGGCAAAATTGAAATCGCCGACCTTGAAATGGCCAAATGCGATTTTGAGCCCGATGCCAATGCCGAAGTCCTTTTTAACAAAGGCGATGTTTATTACGATAGTTCATTTGACATTAGCGGCGAGTATCACAAACGGATCAAGATTTTTAACGATAATGGTAAAGATGAAGCCAACATCCGTATTGAATATTACGGCGGTAACCGGCTGGAATATATTACCGATGTGCAAGCCGAAACCATTAACCTGGTTAACGGAAAGCCCGAAATAACCAAACTGGATAAAAAACTTATCTATACCCAAGCCATTGATAAGGTACGCAGCGCTATTGTTTTTTCAATGCCAAACGTTAAAGCGGGGTCGGTAATTGAATACAAGTATAAATATCATACCGCTTCGATAAGCAATTTTCCGTCGTGGGATTTTCAGCAAAAAATCCCGGTGCGGTACAGCGAGTTGGATACATCTATTCCCGATCTGCTATATTTCCGCACGGTGAACCACGTTTGGATGCCTTATTCAAAAGAAACCCATAAATCAGATGCCCGCACCATGCCCGGTACAAATCCTTTATCATATAATGATGAAAAAGATTTCAGGGTTATGGAAAACATCCCGTCGCTGCATGATGAGCCATACATGCGCTCATATACTGACAATATCATGTCGTTACAGTTTAATCTTACTTCTGTAAAATCAAGCTATGGCTTTTACAAGTCATATTCAGATACCTGGGCTAAAGTGGGCGGTCTTATTGCCGATGATGAAGATTTTGGCGGCCAGTTAAAACGTAAATTAAAAGATGAAGAGCCAATTATCACCAAAGCCAAAACATTTAAAACTGATGATGAAAAAATAGCTTATGTTTTTAACCAGGTAAAAACCCTTATGAAATGGGATGGTGTTGACCGCTGGTATACAAACGATGGTACTTACCGGGCCTGGGAAAAGAAAACGGGCAACTCGGCCGAGGTTAATATTATTTTATACCACCTGCTTAAGCAATCGGGCATTAAGGAAATCTACCCTATGATTGTGAGCACCCGTGAACACGGAAAAGTGAACCGCTTCAACACTTCGCTTTCGCAGTTTAACCGCGCAGTGGTTTACATTCCGGTGGATAGCACAAAAGAGTATATCCTTGATGCTACAAACAAATACAATTTATATAACGAAACACCCGATATGTTACTGAATTCATCGGGTTTGTATATTGATAAGCAGGCCAACACTTATGATATGCTTTATATTACAAAAGAAAGCCCGGCCAGGCAGGTGGTTATGATCAATGCCGACATTAAGGCGGACAGCAAAATGACCGGAACTGCAGATATCAGCAGCTTCAGCTATCACAAAATAAGCAGTGTTGAACGTTATAAAACCGATGGTGAAAAAAAATATATCGACTATATAAAGGCCAACGACAACAACCTTAAAATATCATCATTAAAAATGAGGGATATGGAGTCAGATACCCTGCCACTGGTACAAAATATAGCTTTTGACCTGGAGCTCACCGGTTCCGACGGAACATATATTTATTTTAACCCCAACCTTTTTACACCTATACGTACCAACCCTTTCCTGAGCGAAAAGCGCGCTACTGATATCGACTTTGGGCACCGTAACAGGTATGAGATAAACGGCACCTACAAAATTCCGGCAGGTTACAAAATTGATGCCCTGCCTAAAAGCATTCGCATGGTTATGCCCGATCAAAGCATAAGCCTTAAACGTTTTATTGCCGAACAGGACGGAATGATTGTAGTGCGATATGTTATTTCATACGAAAAGGCTTTTTACGAAAAGGAAAGTTATCCCGAGTTAAGAGAATTTTACAAACAAATGCAGGATATGCTTACCGAGCAAATAGTACTTAAAAAAGCCTGATCGATAACATGTGTACCCAATATTTTAACAGGCTGCTAATGGTTGCAGCTATACTCATTTTAGCGGCCAAAAGTTATAGCCAGGATAAGAACCTTCCGAAAGAATTTTATATAGCATCAACCATTCCCGATTCATTGAAAGAGGAAGCAAATTCGGTTGTGCGGTATTCTTCAGACGAGGTTACAGTAAAAGCAGCTGGTAAAATGACCATAAAGCATCACGCCATCATCACCGTTTTAAATGAAAAAGGTGATGCCGCTGCCCAACTTGGCCTCGGTTATGATAAAAAATTCAGCAGTGTTGATGATGTACAAATGCTGGTTTATAACGCCGGTGGAACGATGATAAAAAAATACCACAAAAGTGATTTTTATGACCACGCTGCTACTGATGGGATCTCTATTGTAACCGACGACAGGGTGCTGGTCATGGAGCATCCCATATCTGCATATCCCACTACTATTGAGGTAATTTTTGAGGAGGACATGAACAGTTACCTCGATTTGGGCGAATGGGAAATTCAACGGCCCGAGCGGGCAGTCCAAAACGCGGAGTATACCGTCCTGGTCAATCCTTCGGTAGGTTTCAGGTACATGAATAAAAATACTGCCATCAAGCCCGAAAAAACACCTGCCGGAGAGTTTGAAAAATACACCTGGCATGTAAAAAATTTAAAAGCTGTAAAGCCCGAAGACGACGCTGAATCATGGCAGGTTATGCCGCGGATCATGTTTGCAGCAAACTCATTCCAGTTTGGTGGTATTCCCGGCGATATCAGCACCTGGCAAAATTTTGGCAAATGGCTGCAGGCCCTCAATGCAGACGTATGCTCGCTTAGTCCGGAGCGGATAGCCGAGGTTAAAAAAATGACGGCCGACTTTAAAACCGACAAAGAGAAAACGAAGTTCTTATACCAATACATGCAGCAAAACATGCGTTATGTAAGTATCCAGCTCGGCATTGGAGGTTTAAAGCCATTCCCGGCTACATTTGTCGACCAGAAAAAGTATGGCGATTGCAAGGCATTATCAAACTACATGTATGCCTTATTAAAGGCAGCTGATATTCCATCGTATTATGCCATAATAAACGCAGGCTCAAACGGAGAGCCAGCTGATCCTGCATTTCCAAGCGATCCCTTTAATCACATTATTTTATGTGTACCTTTTAAAGGTGATACTACCTGGCTTGAGTGTACCAATATGCAAAAGCCATTTGGCAAGCTTGGCCCATTTACCGAAAACAGGTATGCATTGCTGGTTACCGAAGATGGAGGCAAACTGGTTAAAACTCCGCGCAGCAGAGATATTGACAACCAATTTAATAGCGAGGCGCATGTGGTACTTGACGCGGATGGCGGCGCAAAGGCAACACTTAAAATTTTAAGCACAGGCGAATATCGCGATGATTACCTGGGTATAGCCGCCTTAAAAACCGACGAGCAAAAACAGGTACTGATTAAGATGCTGAACATGAAGCAGCCATCACTTTTTGAGTTCAAGCCATCAACAGATAAAGATGGTACAAAAGAACTGGACATTGAGCTGGAGTACGATAAATTTTGCGATGTATCGGCGGGCAACAAGCAATTTTACAAACCCCGTGTTTTTGATCTGTGGAAAACAACCGTACCCATACTTGAAAAACGGAAAAGCGATTTTTTCTTTGAAATCCCCATGCTAAAAACCTGCGTTACCACTATTGATCTGCCTGCCGGCTTTGAAATTGACGCCCTGCCAACCGATCAAAGCCTTAAATTTACTTACGGTACTTATGATGTTAAGTATGTTTATGACGCAACTAAAAACCAGGTGGTAAGCACTACCAAATTCAATTTAAAAAACCACGTGATTCCGGCTGCCAAATACACCGAGATGCAGGTTTATATGGATGCTATAGCCAAAGCCCAAAATAAAAAGCTGGTGATCCGCCGTAAAGCATAAATTTGCGCCTGATGATATTCAGGCTCGACGAACGTTTAATATTTCCAAAGCCCGATCTGGCCGAACCAGACGGGCTTTTGGCTGTTGGCGGTGATCTGAGCACAGACCGTTTGTTGCTGGCCTATCAAAACGGCATTTTTCCATGGTATAGTGATGATACGCCTATCCTATGGTATTCGCCGCACGAGCGGTTTGTTTTATTTCCGGATGAGTTAAAAATATCCAAATCTATGAGGCAGGTATTACGTTCCGGCAAACAGAAGGTTACTGTTGACACCTGCTTTAACGATGTTATAACAGCCTGCTCAACCGCTCCGCGTGAAGGGCAGGACGGCACCTGGATAGTGCCCGATATGATATCCGCTTATAACCGCCTGCATTTGGAAGGCTATGCCCATTCGGTTGAAGTATGGCAGGATGACAAGCTGGTCGGCGGCCTTTACGGTGTACACGTAGGTGATGTTTTTTGTGGTGAGAGTATGTTTAGCCGCGTCAGCAACGCTTCAAAAACAGCGCTCATCTATCTGTGCAATACAGGCCCGTACAAGCTTATCGATTGCCAGGTACACACCGGTCATCTCGAATCGCTTGGAGCAAGGATGATAAGCCGGGAGCAATATATGGATGTATTGCTAAATAATTTAGTTTGATTAGTTACCTTTGAGCCATATGCAGCAGGTGGTAAATTTAAAGGAAAGGATCATTTTAGGTATCGACCCCGGCACAGCCGTTATGGGTTACGGACTGCTAAAGGAAACCGGCCCTAAAATTGAGCTGCTTGCTATGGGGGTAGTAAAAATGCCCGTTACCGACGATCATATGCTTAAGCTGCAGCGCATCTTTGAAAAAACCGTTGCCCTCATTGATAACTACCACCCCGATTGCCTGGCTATTGAAGCTCCTTTTTACGGCAAAAATATACAGGTGATGCTGAAACTCGGTCGCGCGCAGGGAATGGCCATAGCAGCGGCATTATCGCGCAATGTAGACATCACCGAATATGCTCCCCGTAAAATAAAACAATCTATAACCGGTAATGGCAATGCTACCAAAGAACAGGTAGCCGCCATGCTGCAAAGCCTGCTAAAATTTAAAGAAACCCCCGATTTTCTGGATGCTACCGATGGTTTGGCTGTAGCTGTTTGTCATTCATTTCAGCGGATCCCTACGGGTTCGGGTTCCGGAAACCAAGGCTCTAAAAAATCATATTCAGGTTGGGATACTTTTGTGAAGGATAATGCTAAGCGGATTGTGAAGTGAGACCATCTGATTTTTCCACCTTATTATTCCAAATAAAAAGCAGAAGACTTAAGAAGTTTTGAAAACTTCGTAAGTCTGAATTATAACGAACATTTGTCATGCTGAGTGTTTAAACCCGTGGACTCTGAAGGTGACAAAAGACGGCCTGTCAGTCTGAGCCTGTCGAAGACTCGCGCGCAGAGGCCTGCCCACTATGCTTCGACGGGCTCAGCATGACCCATTTTTTATTTTTGTCATGGGTAACTTGTTTCAGCACCCCACTCGCTAAGCAGCCATGCTAAGCAAAGCGACTACCTGTCCTGTGGGATGCCGAAATAAATTCGGCATGACGATGGAGCATGTTATTTCTCCTTCAGAGACCCGTATTTTAACTCCTACCCATGACGCAGTGGAGACGCGCCTTTACGGCTTCACCACACTCTTCACATACTTATCCACACGTCCATCTTTAATCACCCCTTTCCAGTTTAGGCCGAAACCAAAATCATACTTATTGCCCTGCTCGTCAACATAGCATTTCATATCGTGCGGCACATCCTCAAACTGGGCTTCAACGGCTTTCATATCAACCGGCATTTGTAACGGTAACAACGCGGATGGCTCAGCTTTACCGGTCATGATATCAAGCGAAGCCTGGCCCTGCACACCAAAATCAACAATGATGGCATTGGCATCCTTTTCAAATTCAGCAAAAACCATCGGGTTACTCATATTAACCGATACAATAACCGGTTTGCCTTTCATTTTGGCGTAAGCATCGGTAACCATAGCCAAATCGGTAACATTAATAGCAGTGCTTGATTTACCCTTGTAAGTACGGTTGGTAAACTTTTCCAGTGGATCGCCACCTGCTATACTGGTTGCGCGGGCATCGGTAGCAGTATAGGCACCGTATTGCAGGTTAACCGGTACATATCCTGTTCCGCCATTTTTGGCATCGGCACTGTTATAACCGCCGCCGCTGTTGGGGCTGGCAATAAACACCAATGCATAGTCGGCTTCATCGGGGTTATCAGTCAGTTTAAAATACTTTTTAACAGTTTCCATATTTACAGGATATTCGAATTTTTCAGGTGTCTCCATTCCTAAAAAATTCCTGCCTGCCGGCGTGAATTTTTTAGGAACATACACCGTTTTGCCGCTTTGTAAAGGCAAAATGTTAGCCTTGTTTTTCAACATCACTATCGATTTAAGCTGGGCCTGGTAACCGGCATCCATAAACTCGGGCTTACCAACAACTTGTTTGGAAACTTCAGATTCCAGGTAAGGGTTTTCGAACAACCCTGTCCTGAAAATATTGCGCAATAACCTCACTGCCGATTGCTCAAACCTTGCCCGCATAAATGCTTCGCCATGTTCTTTTATACCAATCTGGTAAGCTTCAACAACCGGGGCAACCTCATTATTACCACCAAACTGATCAACACCCGCCATCAGCACCTTGTAATGGCGTTGAGCAATGGAAAGGCCCTCCACGCCCCATGATTTGCCCGAAAGGAAGGAATCAACCGTAGTTTCATCGCCGGTAACCAGCCAATCGGTACAAACCACGCCATCATATTTGTATTTTTTGCGGAGCAGGTCGTTAATAATATAGGAGTTATAATTGTTGGCCACGTTTTCGTGGTTTTTGATATCCTGGTTGTATGAGATGGTATAATAAGGCATCACGGCCGCAGCCATGCCTGTTTTACCTTGCAGCTTAAATGCGCCCTCAGTAAAAGGGATCAAATGCTGCTTAAAATTGTTGCCCGGATAAACCGCATATTTACCATAAGCGTAGTGCGCATCCCTGCCACCCTCTCCTGCTCCACCACCGGGCCAGTGTTTAACCATAGCGTTTACGCTGTTATAACCCCAGCCATTTTTAATTTCCTTTTCGGCAGCCGAAGTCTGGAAGCCATCGATATATGCACGGGCCATATCAGCAGCTAATTGAGGGTCTTCGCCAAAAGTACCGCTCACGCGCGCCCATCGCGGATCGGTAGCGATATCTACCTGCGGTGAAAGTGCCGTTGAAATACCCAAAGCCCGATACTCCTGCGCAGCTATATGCCCAAAGTTTTTCACCACTTCAGGATCAAAGGTAGCAGCCAATCCAAGCGAACCCGGCCACATGGAAATAGCCCCTCCTGCCCCGGCATTGTATTCGGCTGTTGCCACGGTGCCATGGCGGGGATCGGAACTGTTATTGTTGGGAATGCCCAAACCCAGGCCTTCTACAAAAGCCTGCGCGTTATTATTCCATTGCGCGGCTATTTCCGGGCTTTGTACCGAGGTTACCAGCACATGCCTTACGTTGTCCTTTGCTAAAAATTGTTTTTGCTGATCGGAAAGATCAGACGCTTTGGCACCGCTTTCAGCAAAAACTTTATTGTTATAAGTACCGGCGAATGGCCCGCCCGCTGCCGCCGGGATTGGTTGATGACGGCTGTACAACATCAATCCCGCTATTTGCTCAACATTCATTTTTGAGGCGAGGTCTTTAGCGCGTTCATCCACAGGCAAGCGCCAGTCTTCATACTTATCCAGCTTGCCGTTCTTGTTCAGATCTTTAAAAGCAAAGCCATCGACGGTTAATATTTTTACGCCTGATGTAGTGGAATAGCCCAGGTTTTGTCCGCCGGTATTCGTTACAAAAGCAACATCACCAGCTTTTCTTTCAGCCCACTTATTTTGTGCTATTGCAGCCGTAGCGGGCAGCAGGGCCAGCAGGGTTATCAGTTTAATTGGTTTGGCCATGATCATTCATGATTCGGGTTAAAGAAAAAAGCCCCTGCAAAAAATATTGCAGAGGCCGGGTTGGTTTTACTTTAGTTTTAGTTCTTTTATAGTTTGTTCGGGCAGCAGTGCCTTATTTACCTTTTCAACAGTGATATCTTTGGCCAGGCTAAAAGATGCCGTTTCCTCTATTTTGCGCGATGATGAACCTATTTTCACTTTATAGTCCCCTTCATCAGCTATCCAGGCCTGCCTGTCGGTATAAAATGAAGCCAGATCAGCTGCTTTAATCGCAAACGTTAGTGTTTGAGATTGGCCCGGTGCCAGCAGTTTGGTTTTGCCAAAAGCCTTCAGTTCATCTTCCGGTTTATCCAAATCTTTTTTAGGAGCAGCGAGATATAGTTGCACCACCTCTTTACCGGCAACATCACCGGTATTTTTAACAGTAACCGAGGCAGTGATCATGTTTTTGAAAACCTTTGAGCTTAGTTTCAGATCGCTGAATTTAAAGTTGGTGTATGACAAGCCATAGCCAAACTCATAGGCCGGGCTAAC from Mucilaginibacter sp. SJ includes:
- the mqnB gene encoding futalosine hydrolase, which codes for MLILIVAATKFEVEPLVNQLGNKVDVLITGAGMVPTAFGLARQLSNHTYDLVLNLGIAGSFDRNFHLGDVLEITEDTFAELGAQDDEAFIPIDTLGFGESVFLPTTSLEQVYPNFFLKKAKAITVNTVHGHETSIQKVQQRLSPQLESMEGAAFFYACRQMNIPGLQIRAVSNYVEKRNREAWNIGLAIKNLNTFAIDLVNQIINN
- a CDS encoding menaquinone biosynthesis family protein, with amino-acid sequence MKLTLGFSPCPNDTFIFDALIHHKIDTEGLEFEVFYDDVETLNQKAFRGELDITKLSYHAFAYVTDKYVLLDSGSALGFGVGPLLISDQEISISDLEKGEIRNRNFEIKNPLIGIPGKYTTANFLLGLAFPEAANKQVLVFSDIEDAVLDGRIDIGLIIHENRFTYQDKGLKKIIDLGDYWEKRTGCAIPLGGIVANRNLPLDIQHKINRVLRKSVEFAFANPKSGLEFIRQHAQEMSEEVMYKHIELYVNQYSIELGEEGRKAINLMFDTALEKGIIPEVKDGIYLTD
- a CDS encoding PIN domain-containing protein yields the protein MCYPSQYGKNDLWIAATAALLGLTLVTTDKDFDHLHQIFMEVKHISPQTLMPK
- the hflX gene encoding GTPase HflX, which translates into the protein MKQKFYDTAVKQEKAVLVGVITPNETDEIEKEHLEELEFLASTAGALTVSHFTQKLQRPDRATFVGSGKLEDIKAYVKEEEIDIVIFDDGLSPSQLRNIENELQVKILDRNNLILDIFASRAQTAQAKTQVELAQLQYLLPRLTRLWTHLERQKGGIGMRGPGESQIETDRRLILNKISLLKDKLKQIDKQNETQRKNRHQLVRTALVGYTNVGKSTIMNMIAKSEVFAENKLFATLDTTVRKVVIENLPFLMSDTVGFIRKLPHHLVECFKSTLDETREADILIHVVDISHPNFEDQIRTVNETLKDIGAIDKRIITVFNKIDAFKPEDHHVPQQEEPLTLEDFKQSWMAKNNAPAIFISATKKENVEEFRALLYKEVKAIHTERYPYDALLY
- a CDS encoding DUF3857 domain-containing protein, producing the protein MNRLLLLLGAALFALPVTAQKTALPTKILPFGKIEIADLEMAKCDFEPDANAEVLFNKGDVYYDSSFDISGEYHKRIKIFNDNGKDEANIRIEYYGGNRLEYITDVQAETINLVNGKPEITKLDKKLIYTQAIDKVRSAIVFSMPNVKAGSVIEYKYKYHTASISNFPSWDFQQKIPVRYSELDTSIPDLLYFRTVNHVWMPYSKETHKSDARTMPGTNPLSYNDEKDFRVMENIPSLHDEPYMRSYTDNIMSLQFNLTSVKSSYGFYKSYSDTWAKVGGLIADDEDFGGQLKRKLKDEEPIITKAKTFKTDDEKIAYVFNQVKTLMKWDGVDRWYTNDGTYRAWEKKTGNSAEVNIILYHLLKQSGIKEIYPMIVSTREHGKVNRFNTSLSQFNRAVVYIPVDSTKEYILDATNKYNLYNETPDMLLNSSGLYIDKQANTYDMLYITKESPARQVVMINADIKADSKMTGTADISSFSYHKISSVERYKTDGEKKYIDYIKANDNNLKISSLKMRDMESDTLPLVQNIAFDLELTGSDGTYIYFNPNLFTPIRTNPFLSEKRATDIDFGHRNRYEINGTYKIPAGYKIDALPKSIRMVMPDQSISLKRFIAEQDGMIVVRYVISYEKAFYEKESYPELREFYKQMQDMLTEQIVLKKA
- a CDS encoding DUF3857 domain-containing transglutaminase family protein; protein product: MVAAILILAAKSYSQDKNLPKEFYIASTIPDSLKEEANSVVRYSSDEVTVKAAGKMTIKHHAIITVLNEKGDAAAQLGLGYDKKFSSVDDVQMLVYNAGGTMIKKYHKSDFYDHAATDGISIVTDDRVLVMEHPISAYPTTIEVIFEEDMNSYLDLGEWEIQRPERAVQNAEYTVLVNPSVGFRYMNKNTAIKPEKTPAGEFEKYTWHVKNLKAVKPEDDAESWQVMPRIMFAANSFQFGGIPGDISTWQNFGKWLQALNADVCSLSPERIAEVKKMTADFKTDKEKTKFLYQYMQQNMRYVSIQLGIGGLKPFPATFVDQKKYGDCKALSNYMYALLKAADIPSYYAIINAGSNGEPADPAFPSDPFNHIILCVPFKGDTTWLECTNMQKPFGKLGPFTENRYALLVTEDGGKLVKTPRSRDIDNQFNSEAHVVLDADGGAKATLKILSTGEYRDDYLGIAALKTDEQKQVLIKMLNMKQPSLFEFKPSTDKDGTKELDIELEYDKFCDVSAGNKQFYKPRVFDLWKTTVPILEKRKSDFFFEIPMLKTCVTTIDLPAGFEIDALPTDQSLKFTYGTYDVKYVYDATKNQVVSTTKFNLKNHVIPAAKYTEMQVYMDAIAKAQNKKLVIRRKA
- the aat gene encoding leucyl/phenylalanyl-tRNA--protein transferase, with protein sequence MIFRLDERLIFPKPDLAEPDGLLAVGGDLSTDRLLLAYQNGIFPWYSDDTPILWYSPHERFVLFPDELKISKSMRQVLRSGKQKVTVDTCFNDVITACSTAPREGQDGTWIVPDMISAYNRLHLEGYAHSVEVWQDDKLVGGLYGVHVGDVFCGESMFSRVSNASKTALIYLCNTGPYKLIDCQVHTGHLESLGARMISREQYMDVLLNNLV
- the ruvC gene encoding crossover junction endodeoxyribonuclease RuvC, with amino-acid sequence MQQVVNLKERIILGIDPGTAVMGYGLLKETGPKIELLAMGVVKMPVTDDHMLKLQRIFEKTVALIDNYHPDCLAIEAPFYGKNIQVMLKLGRAQGMAIAAALSRNVDITEYAPRKIKQSITGNGNATKEQVAAMLQSLLKFKETPDFLDATDGLAVAVCHSFQRIPTGSGSGNQGSKKSYSGWDTFVKDNAKRIVK